AGCAGGCCAATATGAAGTAGTGTACCGCGAAGACCCCCGGAGCAATTACAAATATCGCCACTTGCATGTGCTGAATGTACCCGGCAGGTCCTGGATTCTCTTTCACAAAGGCAATTACCCAAAGGATACCTTGGGTTGTATCCTTCCCGGTCTGAGTCATACGGATTCCATGGTCGGTGAATCTTCCATGGCTTTCCGAAAGCTGATGCTTACACTGGAAGGAGGCACTTCAATTTCCCTGGAAATTCTGCCATGAGAAGCTGCATCTATTTTCTGTTCATCCTGATGCTGGCCTGCAAGGCTCAGCAGATCACCGATACCCAGACCAGGGAAAAGCCGAGTTTGGATTTCCATTATGGCCCGGAGTTCGATCTGTATCCCATGGGCGAACCTCAGATTCTTGGCCCGGTCACGATCACGCCGATCAGACCGGGATTAGCAGTGATCACCTCCGAATCCAAGGAAATCACCTCAAAAACGGTAGGTTCTCCTCATACATTTGTCCACAAGGATAAATCCAGGATCAACATCAATTCCGGGAATGTTGACCGATCAAAAGACAAGTCAAAAGTCAATTCTGACAACGTGGACAAGTCAAAGGACAAATCCAAAGGTGACACCGACCGCAGCAGGTGGAAGTTCAAAGTTTCGTCCATGGGCTGGCTGATGATTATCGGATTAGTTGTCCTGCTGGTATTTGTGGGGATTCGGTTTGTTTGGCCTAAGATCAAGAACTACCTAAAACCTCCCGGACTTTGAACAAACTTTTCTACGACGGTACAAATGCGCTTGAAATCCCTGCCAAATGGGAAGAATGCGAACGCTGGCAGCTGGCTTCTCTGGTGGAGCACATGCACCAGGCTCAGGACCTCATGGCGCATAAGCTGCTATCATTCCTCATTCTCTCGGCTACCAAGGATCACCTGCAGCACCAGCTGATCATAGCAAGCCTTAGCGATGAAGAGCGGCACGACGCGGCCAAGTTCATGACCTACTGGCTCTACGAGAAGCCAATTTTCATTCGGCACAATCCTTTTCCTAAGTTCAAAGGGTATTTCGGTCCAGGTGCTGATTTCAAGTACGTTTACTTCGAGGAGTTCATCAAGGCAGAGAAATTCTATACTGCTTACGCCAAAGAGCACAAACCGGAAGACCTGGATTCTCTGGTAGCATGTCTCTATCGGCCTAAGCGCTGGCCATGGGCCAAATCCAATCCGCTCAATCCGGAGGATCCCCGCGAGCTCTACACTGCAGCACTTTTTGAAGTCATGAAAGAAAAAGTGGCCAGCTGGCCAAATGGGCTCAAACTCTCCATCTTCTACTATTTCGACAGCTGCCTGCAGATCCTGGTGAAGAATTTCCCCTGGGCTTTTGAGCCTGGTGAGAAACTACCTCCCAAAATCAAGAATGATTCCCCTAAGACACTTTATCACATAGCCCGCGAGCTCGCCAAAGGTATAGAACTGGAGAAAGTCCTCCTTCGCCCGATCGTGCCGGTATTCTTTGAGCTCAATGAATCCCGCATCGATGCCGAGAAATTGAAAATTGAGATGAACAAAAACAAGCAGCAATGACACTCGCCGAAGCAGACTCCTATTTCTCCGATATCGCATCCAAAATGGTGGATATCGCTCACACGGAAGCAGTTCCGAAATATGGCCATTACCACATCGAGGAGGTGCTAACAGGTCTCCGGGAGAATCTGGATATGACGGGCTTTTGCCTACTCCTGGAAGATCCCTCCGGACAGATATACAAGACTGCATCAGAACAGGTGAAGGATCTGCAGACTGCGGCTATTCTGATCCTCAAGCATGTTCCCTTGGATGATTTCGCCTCAGAGAGAATTGTCCTGGATAGAGCGCTGTATCTCTGCAAGCAGGTGGCCGCGCGGATGATCAAGGATCAGGAGCTCGCCATTATGGGCGAAAAACCCCGATGGCTACGAGGTCTCCAGGTCCAGGGATTTGCCTATCAGAAAGGCACCGAGTTATTCGACCGCTGTTTTGGCTACCGGCTAGAATATCAGTACATGCCGAATGAATCCCTTGTCATCAACCCAGCCGACTGGATCAGCTAATTTTCTACTCCATACCTCGTCATTGCGAGGAACGAAGCAATCTCACAAACAAACCAAAACTCACATGAAAACAATCTTGACTTTCTTAACAGTTCTTTGCCTGGCATTGGTCACTCAGTCCTGTAACCTCTCCAAAACTGCCGTAGTCCGGGACACAGTCAAGGCAGTGGCTACTACTACGCCTGACTTCTATCAGTTCTATGATGAGACAGTCGGTGAGGGGAAGCTGAAGGATTATGCCAGGACTGTGGCCAAGAATGCTGACAATCCTGATCTGATCATCCGGATGATTCCCGGGGTGAAGCAGGATGAAGGCTATTTCATCATCAAGCCTGCCAATCCTGGTACTTCCACTACACTGGCAGCTGAATCACCTGGCTCTGGGGAAATATCCATACCCTTGGCACAGCTCAAACCCATACTCATTCCCCAGCGAGGAAATTAACGTTATTTCGAACGCAGTGAGAAATCTTCGTCAATTCATCATCAAGCACTTTTGGGGTCTGTATCGCATGCAGATCCCTTGGCTTTTCTTCCGCCCCTTGGAGATTCGCAAGCGATGGACTTCTGCAGTCCGCCCCAGTCGGATAATTTTTCCCACTTACTTAATTTGTGGTATTCTGATCATTCTCCAAGGATATGGAGGTCTGGGCACATGGATTTCCATCTTGGCTACTCCTGTTTTCTTCTGGCTGGGCTTCAACTGGAAGTATTCCTATTTCCGCTTATTCCCTCCCACTTGGGATGAGCTCGACCGGGAGCAGCGCTGGGATTATGGATGGGCAGCTATCAACACACCCAAATGTCCCTGGGAGCTCACGGCTGATCAGTGGTACGAATGGCACCTGATCGACAACTACTTCAAGCAGAAACTGAGCGACACACTCAAATAGATTTCAAAACCAACCACCTATGAGTTATACTAGAGGAATGAAAGTTTCCAAGACCCAAAAAGCCATCCGAGAAAGCATGCAGCTGGTTGAGCATCTCAAATTACTCGAAGAAAAGGGAGCGCTGCACCTGGATAGAGAAAAGCGGGAAGTTCACCTGGTCCGCGAAATATTCTGGGATGGCAAGGATCTAACCTGGAGAAAGAACTTCACTGCCAACCTTTACTTTTTACTGGAGCGTCATCTTGACAAGCACACTGGCCAGCCTTTCCATATCTACGCTATCAATATCGACACGAAAGAAAGAGCAGAGTATATCACAAGTTATTTGCCGCTTGAAAAAAAATGTATGATCATAAAATAAAATCCCTATCTAAAATTTAGATAGGGACCAACCTAACTTCATTACATACTAACTGCACAAATTAAGCTAGGTTCAATAGACTATCAGTTTTTTGATGATGAATCATTCTCATTGCCATTTTTTATAACAACAATGTTTTTAATGATTTCAATAGCCAAAATTACAGACAAGTCTTGAACGAAATGATAAATTACCTCAGCCATGTTGTTGTACAGTTAGGTTAAACCAAATTTTAGCTAACTGTAACGGTCCTGTAGCGTTAATTCAGTAGACCTAATCACTGCTTCAACCCAAAGCCTGATAAATCATTATATAAAAGATAAAGAGTTTTATTTATAGTACAAAAATTAATTGTCCTACCACCTCCAAACTCCTCCTACCATCTTGGACTAGAATTAAGGTTCGAATGTCATATCAGGCATCCGACATCTGACATCCGACATCCAAATGCCCACAGCCCTCGTCACTCCCCTCCCCACCATCCACACCGCCTACGACCCCCTGATCGTAGCTCTCCAGGACGCTTCAGATCCAGCTTCCGGCCGTGAAGGCCAATCTCAAGTAGAAGTCCAACTCGAAATTGAAGATACTCTTGGTTCTGACGAATGGCGCCTGATCGGCGAATACCTCAATCCCTACGATTACACCAGTGATGAGGCGAAAGTAACACTGCATAAGGCCCTACAGGGCGCACTCTCCCCAGCTCTACCTGATCTGGAAGCGGCGGCCATCCAGCCAATTCCTGGATTGGTAAAAAATTACCGCCTGAAGGCCCGGGATGTGGTGGATGGCGATCCCCTTGGTGAGTTTAACACTACTTCAGCAGCGAAAGCCTGGCTTGCCGGCAATTCTTATATGAACATCGGCCAAGACCTGTTGACCGGCAAAGCTTACCTGTTTCTCACTACTAGACCTCTGATCAGGAGGTTTCACCC
This genomic window from Algoriphagus sp. TR-M9 contains:
- a CDS encoding DUF5675 family protein, giving the protein MEKRILIQRVKKNQDCTIGNLSVNGVFVCHTLELPWRNNEPRRSCIPAGQYEVVYREDPRSNYKYRHLHVLNVPGRSWILFHKGNYPKDTLGCILPGLSHTDSMVGESSMAFRKLMLTLEGGTSISLEILP